One Syntrophorhabdaceae bacterium genomic region harbors:
- a CDS encoding TolC family protein, with protein sequence MDNKYCNTSVVVMLFLLTLFFEGQVLCAAAIDFDTLAEKALRHSQEVRMAGLDIRISQSAKKEALSVYYPTLSARWNSGYVKDLTDGTAQVTSVGDVILVENTMFQNALSLGIAYDLYDFGAKDERVFIAYRDVDLRRTIYVQSVRDMKLKVLGIYSDLLLAWKELAAKKELLGLYRELSAAKERLFTAGRIARVEVTNDALNVVKTLDEIDGVTLRVNDLLHELSVYTGEDYTIEGLEVKGFSEEKEASGNFRVDMSPEWRIYELAIEKKRAEIEALERERYPRFAFNSNYTWYGQDLDRFNASVENIRSRNFFVGLSITMPLFDGFKSSARIERAGLEMERLKIEKEKKVSELRSRQARLSDASRLYGMEMKNRREMLAKTGEKLSMVERLTEQKIAGHKDLLIEKIELVNRRLELAKVYITKASAVKELKLLTEEVR encoded by the coding sequence ATGGACAACAAGTATTGCAATACATCTGTCGTTGTCATGCTGTTTTTATTGACGCTGTTTTTTGAAGGACAGGTCCTTTGTGCGGCAGCGATCGATTTCGACACCCTGGCAGAAAAGGCACTCCGCCACTCGCAGGAGGTGCGGATGGCAGGCCTCGACATCAGGATTAGCCAATCGGCAAAAAAGGAGGCGCTCTCAGTCTATTATCCCACACTGAGCGCCCGCTGGAACTCGGGGTATGTGAAGGACCTGACGGACGGCACAGCCCAGGTCACATCCGTCGGGGACGTGATCCTCGTAGAGAACACGATGTTCCAGAATGCCCTCTCTCTTGGTATTGCCTACGATCTCTATGATTTTGGCGCAAAAGACGAAAGAGTTTTTATCGCATACAGGGATGTGGACCTGAGAAGGACTATCTATGTCCAGTCTGTTCGGGACATGAAGCTAAAGGTGCTGGGTATTTATTCAGACCTGCTCCTTGCCTGGAAGGAATTGGCCGCGAAAAAGGAATTGCTTGGCCTCTACCGGGAGCTTTCTGCCGCGAAGGAGAGACTGTTTACTGCCGGCAGGATCGCCAGGGTCGAGGTGACGAATGACGCGTTAAACGTAGTTAAGACGCTCGATGAGATTGACGGGGTCACGCTCAGGGTAAATGACCTCCTCCACGAGTTATCTGTTTATACAGGAGAGGACTATACCATTGAAGGCCTTGAGGTAAAAGGATTTTCCGAAGAGAAAGAGGCGTCCGGCAATTTCCGTGTGGATATGTCGCCGGAATGGAGGATATACGAACTTGCAATAGAGAAGAAGAGGGCGGAGATCGAGGCCCTTGAAAGAGAGAGATATCCAAGATTCGCGTTCAATTCAAACTATACCTGGTATGGACAGGATTTAGATCGTTTCAATGCCTCTGTTGAGAATATACGGTCGCGGAACTTCTTTGTAGGTCTTTCTATTACCATGCCCCTTTTTGACGGTTTTAAAAGCAGCGCCCGTATCGAGAGGGCGGGGCTGGAGATGGAGCGGCTTAAGATCGAGAAGGAGAAGAAGGTCTCTGAACTCCGGAGCAGGCAGGCAAGGTTAAGCGACGCATCGCGTCTCTACGGTATGGAGATGAAAAACCGGCGGGAGATGCTGGCAAAGACCGGGGAGAAGCTCTCAATGGTCGAGAGACTTACGGAGCAGAAGATCGCCGGGCACAAAGACCTCCTGATCGAAAAGATAGAACTGGTGAACAGGAGGCTCGAACTCGCAAAGGTCTATATTACAAAGGCATCCGCCGTCAAGGAGCTTAAACTGCTCACAGAGGAGGTACGCTGA